A stretch of Henckelia pumila isolate YLH828 chromosome 4, ASM3356847v2, whole genome shotgun sequence DNA encodes these proteins:
- the LOC140864976 gene encoding fasciclin-like arabinogalactan protein 2 — MNQRIFISGLLPLLLLLSSAADGHNITHILSGHPDFSTFSHYLTVTHLAEEINRRRTITVCAVDNAAMNDLLGKHFSLDTIKNILSLHVFADYFGAKKLHQVAKGSTTTSSLFQATGEAAGTSGYVNITDMKGGKVGFTPVDSGSDNQPMATFVKSIIEEPYVISVIQISNLLSSPEAEAPVGSPTDVNVTSLMANQGCKAFSDLIVAHGDEDTFTQNLETGLTILCPEDQALNSFMPRFKNLTQDDQTSLILYHAIASFNSLGMLRAGNGLMNTLATEGAKKFDFTVQNDGDDVKIETKIVTATITGTLIDRDPLAVFKVDKVLLPAELFKAAPASPAPKPSKSKKASHADAPGPSEDDTAAADEDSSNDGGRIISGGGFIMSVCFALLVGILTAVF; from the coding sequence ATGAATCAAAGAATCTTCATCTCCGGCCTCCTCCcgctcctcctcctcctctccTCCGCCGCCGACGGGCACAACATAACCCACATACTCTCCGGCCACCCGGACTTCTCCACCTTCAGCCACTACCTCACCGTAACACACTTAGCCGAAGAGATCAACCGCCGCCGCACCATCACCGTCTGTGCTGTCGACAATGCCGCCATGAACGACCTCCTCGGCAAGCATTTCTCCCTCGACACCATCAAGAACATCCTCTCCCTCCACGTTTTCGCGGACTACTTCGGGGCGAAGAAGCTCCACCAGGTGGCTAAGGGCTCCACCACGACTTCCTCCCTGTTCCAGGCCACCGGAGAGGCTGCCGGGACCTCCGGGTACGTCAACATCACCGACATGAAAGGAGGGAAGGTGGGATTCACCCCGGTGGACAGCGGAAGTGATAATCAGCCGATGGCGACCTTCGTCAAGAGCATTATAGAAGAACCTTACGTGATCTCTGTGATTCAAATCAGCAACCTGCTGTCGTCGCCGGAAGCCGAAGCTCCGGTGGGATCTCCGACGGATGTGAACGTGACATCTCTGATGGCGAATCAAGGATGCAAGGCGTTCTCCGATTTGATAGTGGCGCATGGCGATGAAGACACTTTCACTCAAAATCTGGAAACAGGGCTAACCATCTTATGCCCTGAAGACCAAGCCCTGAATTCGTTCATGCCCAGGTTCAAGAACCTGACCCAAGACGATCAAACATCGCTGATCCTCTACCACGCCATTGCTTCCTTCAATTCTCTGGGAATGCTCAGAGCCGGCAATGGATTGATGAACACTCTGGCCACCGAAGGTGCCAAAAAGTTCGATTTCACCGTACAAAACGACGGAGACGATGTCAAGATCGAGACTAAAATCGTCACGGCGACCATCACCGGAACATTGATCGACAGAGATCCGCTGGCCGTTTTCAAGGTCGACAAGGTTCTGCTGCCGGCGGAGCTGTTCAAGGCGGCGCCGGCTTCTCCAGCACCCAAGCCCTCTAAATCCAAGAAAGCGTCCCATGCCGATGCTCCGGGACCCTCCGAAGATGATACGGCGGCGGCCGATGAAGATTCCAGCAACGACGGAGGTAGGATCATCAGTGGCGGCGGCTTTATCATGAGTGTCTGTTTTGCTTTGCTGGTGGGAATTTTGACTGCTGTTTTCTGA